One segment of Bacillus alkalisoli DNA contains the following:
- a CDS encoding GNAT family N-acetyltransferase: MNILFEQTHNLNNEQFKDVIHLLERCESFDKVEIASSINVSMLENAEEKHLYFILGYENLRLVSFLGLYSFIDSEKIEIAGMVHPDFRQKKIFSTMLNSGLTICKERNAKEILFVCPSRSNAAKGLMKKLDAPYSFSEYTMELKEYVPILGESEITLLKTEAEDIDIVTSLLLDGFDFGGDPESVKPLIRRNLNKSGYDLFVVKDEENEVYATLTVSDEKQSYYISAFTVAKSKRGQGLGRKILRETVEHIRMRNSKLIRLDVDVKNENALGLYEGVGFRKVSGYDYYSYKI; this comes from the coding sequence TTGAATATTCTATTTGAACAAACTCACAACTTAAATAATGAACAATTTAAAGATGTTATTCATTTACTCGAGCGATGTGAAAGCTTCGACAAAGTGGAGATTGCATCAAGTATAAACGTTTCGATGTTGGAAAATGCAGAAGAAAAACATTTATATTTTATTTTAGGATATGAGAATTTAAGATTGGTAAGTTTTCTAGGTTTGTACTCTTTTATTGATAGTGAAAAAATTGAAATCGCAGGAATGGTGCACCCTGATTTCAGACAAAAAAAGATTTTTTCAACCATGTTAAATTCAGGGCTAACTATTTGTAAAGAAAGAAACGCTAAAGAAATCTTATTTGTATGTCCTAGTAGATCAAATGCTGCAAAAGGGTTAATGAAAAAACTAGATGCACCTTACAGTTTTTCCGAATACACGATGGAACTAAAAGAATATGTTCCTATACTTGGAGAGTCTGAAATAACATTGTTGAAAACTGAAGCGGAAGATATTGATATTGTCACGTCCTTATTGCTAGATGGCTTCGATTTTGGTGGGGACCCTGAAAGTGTAAAACCGTTAATAAGGCGTAACTTAAATAAAAGCGGATACGATTTATTTGTTGTTAAAGATGAAGAAAATGAAGTTTATGCAACTTTGACCGTTTCAGATGAAAAACAATCGTACTATATTAGTGCATTTACTGTGGCGAAGTCCAAAAGGGGACAAGGATTAGGGAGAAAAATATTACGAGAAACAGTAGAGCATATTAGAATGAGAAATAGTAAGTTAATCCGATTAGATGTAGATGTGAAAAATGAAAATGCGCTTGGTTTATATGAAGGTGTTGGATTTAGGAAAGTTAGTGGGTATGATTATTATAGTTATAAAATATAA
- a CDS encoding response regulator transcription factor, whose product MIKVLFVDDHEMVRIGVSAYLSAQQDIEVIAEADDGTVAVDLALQHKPDIILMDLVMKEMDGIEATRRIIEAWPEAKIIIVTSFIDDEKVYPALEAGATSYMLKTSKASEIAEAVRKTYHGQSILEPEVAGKMMKKMRSKQEHHPHEELTNREMEILLLMAQGKTNQEMADELFIALKTVKVHVSNILAKLQVQDRTQAVIYAFKHKIVE is encoded by the coding sequence GTGATTAAAGTTCTTTTTGTTGATGACCATGAAATGGTTCGAATCGGGGTATCCGCTTATTTATCAGCTCAGCAAGATATTGAAGTGATTGCAGAAGCAGACGACGGAACGGTAGCTGTAGATTTAGCACTCCAACATAAACCAGATATCATATTAATGGACCTTGTCATGAAAGAAATGGACGGCATCGAAGCGACACGTAGAATTATCGAAGCTTGGCCCGAAGCAAAAATAATCATAGTGACTAGTTTCATAGATGATGAAAAGGTGTATCCAGCCCTTGAAGCTGGTGCAACAAGCTATATGTTAAAAACGTCAAAAGCAAGTGAAATTGCCGAAGCAGTTCGCAAAACATATCACGGTCAGTCTATTCTAGAGCCTGAAGTAGCGGGAAAAATGATGAAAAAAATGCGTTCAAAGCAAGAGCACCATCCACACGAAGAACTAACAAATCGTGAAATGGAAATATTGCTACTAATGGCACAAGGAAAAACAAATCAAGAAATGGCCGACGAACTATTCATCGCCTTAAAAACAGTGAAAGTTCATGTTAGTAATATATTAGCTAAACTGCAAGTACAAGACCGTACCCAAGCTGTTATTTATGCTTTTAAGCATAAGATAGTAGAATGA
- a CDS encoding SCO family protein, translated as MKKKWGLFLLLVLLTACQQKEEINLDDIFNMKFEVRELEGVNEQGTTFQTGELKGEVWLANFIFTNCDTVCPPMTANMARVQRHLKEVGLEDVRIVSFSIDPEYDTPDKLIEYGNLFDADFSNWDFVTGYTQQEIERFANISFLVPAAKIEGSNQFTHTTAMYLIDKDGFARESYSGTDLEVELIEEGIKKIKGNK; from the coding sequence ATGAAGAAAAAATGGGGACTATTTCTTTTACTAGTATTGTTAACAGCTTGCCAACAAAAAGAAGAAATAAACTTAGATGATATTTTTAATATGAAGTTTGAAGTAAGAGAGCTTGAAGGTGTAAATGAACAGGGGACTACATTTCAAACAGGTGAACTTAAAGGGGAGGTTTGGTTAGCAAACTTTATCTTTACAAACTGTGATACGGTTTGTCCTCCGATGACTGCTAATATGGCACGAGTGCAACGTCATCTGAAAGAAGTTGGTTTGGAAGATGTGAGAATAGTATCTTTTAGTATTGATCCTGAGTATGATACGCCTGATAAGCTTATAGAGTATGGTAATTTATTTGATGCCGACTTTTCAAATTGGGATTTTGTTACTGGCTATACGCAACAAGAAATTGAACGATTTGCTAACATTTCTTTTTTAGTTCCAGCTGCAAAGATTGAAGGTAGTAATCAATTTACACATACTACCGCAATGTATCTTATAGACAAGGATGGATTTGCGCGAGAAAGTTATAGTGGAACTGATTTGGAAGTGGAGTTAATTGAAGAAGGTATTAAGAAAATAAAGGGAAACAAATAG
- a CDS encoding DinB family protein: MVSEKVLFNQLVSFREDLLFVLEDVTEEESELIPKGFRNNIHWNMGHILLDQYMWIYFQLEEEMPYDYLEKYFGYGTTPDHFSNETPTYSELLSLLKEQTNKIRETFSNRLSEKLLKVTELEMSTVGEVLPRTMYHEGLHIGTIITMKKLIRGM, from the coding sequence ATGGTAAGCGAAAAGGTATTATTTAATCAGCTAGTTTCATTTAGAGAAGATTTATTATTTGTATTAGAAGATGTAACAGAGGAAGAATCGGAATTAATACCAAAAGGATTTAGAAATAATATCCATTGGAATATGGGACATATTTTATTAGATCAATATATGTGGATATATTTCCAGTTAGAAGAAGAGATGCCTTACGATTACTTAGAGAAATATTTTGGCTATGGAACTACTCCTGATCACTTTTCAAATGAAACACCAACGTATTCTGAATTATTATCCTTATTAAAAGAACAGACAAACAAGATAAGAGAAACATTTTCAAATAGATTAAGTGAAAAACTTTTGAAGGTTACAGAGCTTGAAATGAGTACAGTAGGAGAAGTATTACCAAGAACTATGTATCATGAAGGATTACATATTGGAACTATTATCACAATGAAAAAGCTTATTAGAGGTATGTAA
- a CDS encoding PspA/IM30 family protein, protein MTTLFTRIKNTIAADFHDALDKKEQKNPIALLNQYLRDCEKEVEKVQKLVERQQVLKDEFHKELKEANHFAEKRSHQAMVAENAGESELAEFATRESLQYKDRALQLEQSLQNIKKDLSDLEQKYEMMKHKLKDMYIKRMELMGRENVARANYKMNKVVESNDINSADAQFDDMDNYMTRLEHQVNTSYLQNTIDARIAQLEKEQKLVKTDSQIS, encoded by the coding sequence ATGACAACTTTATTTACAAGAATAAAAAACACAATAGCAGCTGATTTTCACGATGCACTGGATAAAAAGGAACAAAAAAATCCAATCGCCCTTTTAAATCAATACCTACGCGATTGCGAAAAAGAAGTAGAAAAAGTTCAAAAACTAGTCGAACGTCAACAAGTATTAAAAGATGAATTTCATAAAGAATTAAAAGAAGCAAACCACTTTGCGGAAAAAAGAAGCCATCAGGCGATGGTTGCTGAAAATGCCGGAGAAAGCGAACTAGCCGAATTTGCTACAAGGGAAAGCCTGCAATATAAAGACCGTGCTCTACAACTAGAACAATCATTACAAAATATAAAGAAAGATCTATCAGACTTAGAGCAAAAGTACGAAATGATGAAACATAAATTAAAAGATATGTACATTAAACGTATGGAGCTAATGGGCAGAGAAAACGTAGCTCGAGCAAATTACAAAATGAATAAAGTAGTAGAGTCAAATGATATAAACAGTGCGGATGCTCAATTTGACGATATGGATAACTATATGACAAGACTTGAGCACCAAGTCAACACATCTTATCTACAAAATACAATTGATGCGCGTATTGCTCAACTAGAAAAAGAACAAAAGCTAGTCAAAACAGATTCTCAAATTTCCTAA
- the liaF gene encoding cell wall-active antibiotics response protein LiaF, protein MLNRTITDYLSYIIIIGLFLFVLEIAFFDSGLIFTLLFSAAFIYFGRIKWHWLIGKVIFIIGLISLILAIAGMMTFKFLILATIIYFIFKLAQSKQAPMLITPNVETLKEQIVEGKLNLFRNKWFGTQKTPDHSYTWEDINIQCGVGDTTIDLSNTVFPKGEAVIIIRNIVGNVQVSLPYDVEVSIQHSSIVGTTTIFNEEKKSLVNVTAKYQTENYQVATSKVKIFTSLYVGNLEVKRS, encoded by the coding sequence ATGCTGAATCGAACAATTACAGATTACTTAAGTTACATCATTATCATCGGACTATTCCTATTTGTATTAGAAATTGCTTTCTTTGACAGCGGTCTTATTTTCACCCTTCTTTTCTCAGCAGCATTTATATACTTCGGTCGAATAAAATGGCACTGGTTAATTGGTAAAGTAATATTTATAATCGGTCTAATTTCCCTTATATTAGCTATTGCTGGAATGATGACATTTAAGTTCTTAATTCTAGCTACTATTATTTATTTTATTTTTAAACTAGCACAATCTAAACAAGCACCAATGCTCATTACACCGAATGTAGAAACATTAAAAGAGCAAATAGTGGAAGGTAAATTGAATCTATTCCGTAACAAGTGGTTTGGAACCCAAAAGACACCAGATCATAGCTATACGTGGGAAGATATTAATATTCAATGTGGAGTTGGAGATACGACAATAGATTTAAGTAATACGGTATTCCCAAAGGGCGAAGCGGTCATTATTATTCGTAACATCGTAGGAAATGTCCAAGTCTCCCTTCCATATGATGTAGAAGTTAGTATTCAACACTCATCGATTGTTGGTACAACTACTATCTTTAACGAAGAAAAAAAGAGTCTGGTGAACGTTACAGCAAAATATCAAACCGAAAACTATCAAGTTGCAACAAGTAAAGTGAAAATTTTCACCTCCCTATATGTCGGAAATCTTGAGGTGAAACGTTCATGA
- a CDS encoding HD domain-containing protein codes for MRNVTLSDIFLHGITQKYLQRSGIAHAVAVTEEAFHLAFKYNVNIDLATKAALLHDIGHYEWYRNGKWDYDLYRENDIHAIKGAERAHKLLIRLGENSQAAKEISVAILLHTDSYLPEAQIKRTPLQKVVKHADEADEQKGGMHHYKKMDKSTALEKLQKLDQLIDVYLPTREANSQNLSSF; via the coding sequence GTGAGAAACGTAACTTTATCGGATATTTTTTTACATGGAATTACCCAAAAATACTTGCAACGTTCAGGAATTGCACATGCTGTTGCAGTGACCGAGGAAGCCTTTCATTTAGCATTCAAATATAACGTAAATATAGATTTGGCAACAAAAGCAGCTCTTTTACATGATATCGGTCATTATGAATGGTATCGTAACGGGAAGTGGGATTATGATTTATATCGTGAAAATGATATTCATGCGATTAAAGGTGCAGAGCGTGCACATAAATTGCTCATTCGCTTAGGTGAAAACTCACAAGCAGCAAAAGAAATATCAGTTGCCATACTTTTGCATACAGATTCGTATTTGCCTGAAGCACAAATTAAACGAACTCCATTACAAAAAGTAGTGAAGCATGCTGATGAAGCTGATGAGCAAAAAGGCGGAATGCATCACTATAAAAAGATGGACAAATCTACTGCCCTTGAAAAACTTCAAAAATTAGATCAACTCATTGATGTTTATCTTCCAACACGAGAAGCAAATTCCCAAAACTTATCATCTTTCTAA
- a CDS encoding DUF2243 domain-containing protein produces MTNNHDTLLLYSKRNVISGILFGLGLVAFIDETLFHQLLHWHHFYDKSTREIGLVSDGLFHAFSFFATIGGLFMLADLKRRNAFRKKRWWGAVIFGTGAFQLYDGIIQHKIMRIHQIRYVENVIIYDIVWNVIAIAMIIVGAILIYRTNYNKNSENIANEQ; encoded by the coding sequence ATGACAAACAATCACGATACACTCTTACTTTACAGTAAACGTAACGTAATATCTGGAATTTTGTTCGGATTAGGATTAGTTGCATTTATTGATGAAACATTATTCCACCAACTGCTACACTGGCACCACTTTTATGATAAATCCACACGGGAGATTGGATTAGTTTCGGATGGCTTATTTCATGCATTTAGCTTTTTTGCCACCATTGGGGGATTGTTTATGCTCGCAGACTTAAAAAGGAGAAATGCTTTTAGGAAAAAGCGTTGGTGGGGTGCCGTAATATTTGGAACGGGTGCATTCCAGCTTTACGATGGTATCATTCAACATAAAATAATGCGCATCCATCAAATTCGATACGTAGAAAACGTAATTATATACGATATCGTATGGAATGTAATCGCCATTGCTATGATAATCGTTGGTGCTATCCTTATTTATCGTACAAATTACAACAAAAATAGTGAGAATATAGCCAATGAACAGTAA
- a CDS encoding O-acetylhomoserine aminocarboxypropyltransferase/cysteine synthase family protein codes for MTKNNQPLSKETLLLHGGQQPDSTTGSRAVPIYQTTSYVFNNTEHAQNLFALKEFGNIYTRIGNPTVDVLEQRVALLEGGVAAVATSSGMSAIAFSILNIAQAGDEIIADTNLYGGTYNLFAVTLPKYGINVKFVDATNPENFRSAITPKTKALFGEIIGNPSLNVLDVEAVAKIAHENNIPLIVDNTFASPYNCNPIKHGADIVVHSATKWIGGHGTTIGGIVVDGGTFDWNNSKFPGFTEPDDSYNGICYAETFGNVAYAVKLRVQLLRDIGACLSPQNAFLLLQGLETLHLRVERHNENAEKLAKFLSSHSGVTWVSYPGIQNHPSHHLAKKYLTNGYGSIVIFGIKGGREAGQKLIDSIKLWSHVANVGDAKSLIIHPASTTHQQLSQEDLKKTGVTEDLIRLSVGIEGIHDLENDLDQALFVATSETARGAVSGDVTV; via the coding sequence ATGACAAAAAATAATCAACCATTATCAAAAGAAACTTTATTATTACACGGAGGGCAACAACCTGATTCAACTACAGGTTCTCGTGCAGTACCTATCTACCAAACTACTTCTTATGTCTTTAACAATACAGAGCATGCACAAAACTTATTTGCTTTAAAAGAGTTCGGAAATATATACACCCGTATCGGCAATCCAACAGTAGATGTGTTAGAACAAAGGGTTGCTTTATTAGAAGGTGGAGTTGCAGCTGTAGCAACTAGTTCTGGAATGTCAGCCATTGCTTTTTCTATACTAAATATCGCACAAGCAGGAGACGAAATTATTGCCGATACAAACCTTTACGGAGGTACATATAATTTATTTGCCGTTACGCTTCCTAAATACGGAATTAACGTAAAATTTGTTGATGCAACAAATCCAGAAAACTTCCGAAGCGCTATTACGCCAAAAACGAAAGCCTTATTTGGAGAAATAATTGGGAATCCGAGCTTGAACGTTTTAGATGTAGAAGCGGTTGCAAAAATTGCTCATGAGAACAACATTCCACTCATTGTAGATAATACATTTGCGTCCCCATACAATTGTAATCCGATAAAACATGGAGCGGATATAGTTGTACACTCTGCAACAAAATGGATTGGTGGCCATGGAACAACAATTGGAGGCATTGTAGTGGATGGAGGAACATTTGATTGGAACAATTCGAAGTTTCCAGGTTTCACTGAGCCAGATGATAGTTATAACGGAATATGTTATGCCGAAACTTTTGGGAACGTAGCTTATGCAGTAAAACTGAGAGTGCAGTTACTTAGAGACATCGGTGCATGTTTAAGTCCACAAAACGCATTCTTATTATTACAAGGTCTTGAAACACTTCACTTAAGAGTGGAACGACATAATGAAAATGCAGAAAAACTAGCAAAATTTTTGAGTAGCCATTCTGGAGTTACTTGGGTCTCTTATCCGGGAATACAAAATCATCCATCACACCATTTAGCAAAAAAATACTTAACGAACGGCTATGGCTCCATTGTTATTTTTGGAATAAAAGGAGGACGTGAAGCGGGTCAAAAGCTAATTGATTCTATTAAACTATGGTCACATGTTGCAAACGTTGGGGACGCAAAGTCGTTAATTATTCATCCAGCATCCACCACACACCAACAGCTTAGCCAAGAAGATTTAAAGAAAACCGGAGTAACAGAAGACTTAATTCGTCTTTCTGTTGGAATTGAAGGAATTCACGATTTGGAAAATGATTTAGATCAAGCGCTTTTTGTTGCGACTAGTGAAACAGCGAGAGGAGCGGTTTCAGGTGACGTTACCGTATGA
- a CDS encoding RNA polymerase sigma factor, with protein MSNEQQISDWFQQYSDDIYQFLLYRLSSTDVEDHVQEVFIKAFRGSKRFKGDSSPKTWLFSIARNVAIDELRKRKREKWKSMLLFENKSKEEQGSTDLTPEKLYFLSEEHKEIITAIHSLNDTYQEVLIMRGVKELSVEETAEVLGWSHAKVRSTHYRAKQALLVRLGGNESGR; from the coding sequence ATGTCTAACGAACAACAAATTTCAGATTGGTTTCAACAATACAGTGACGACATCTATCAATTTTTACTATATAGATTAAGTTCAACAGATGTAGAAGATCATGTGCAGGAAGTTTTTATAAAAGCTTTTAGAGGAAGTAAGCGATTTAAAGGAGATTCAAGCCCGAAAACGTGGCTATTCTCAATAGCTAGAAATGTTGCCATCGATGAGTTAAGAAAGAGAAAACGAGAAAAGTGGAAGTCTATGCTTTTATTTGAGAATAAAAGTAAGGAGGAACAAGGTAGTACCGACCTAACCCCTGAGAAGCTTTATTTTTTATCCGAGGAGCACAAAGAGATAATAACAGCCATACATTCATTAAATGATACATATCAAGAAGTATTAATAATGAGAGGAGTGAAAGAACTTTCCGTAGAGGAAACCGCCGAGGTGTTAGGGTGGTCCCATGCAAAAGTTCGCTCTACTCATTATCGTGCCAAACAGGCTTTATTAGTTAGGTTAGGAGGTAATGAAAGTGGAAGATAA
- a CDS encoding lmo0954 family membrane protein → MKKIGLFLIGIIAFFVLLGNVGPLIGLAISLIVAYYAVKEFLKIESTGSKIAWGIIAFIAIAFTISNVPAVIALVAAYVLYLVYKKWNQTKEETNPPSTKETSDPFTNFEKQWNLMNK, encoded by the coding sequence ATGAAAAAAATAGGTTTGTTTTTAATCGGCATTATCGCCTTTTTTGTACTACTAGGAAACGTTGGTCCACTTATCGGTTTAGCAATTAGCTTAATTGTTGCGTACTACGCAGTAAAGGAATTCCTAAAAATAGAATCAACAGGAAGCAAAATAGCATGGGGAATCATCGCCTTTATCGCCATCGCCTTCACGATTTCTAACGTACCAGCAGTGATCGCCTTAGTTGCAGCTTATGTCCTATACCTAGTCTACAAAAAGTGGAACCAAACAAAAGAAGAAACAAATCCCCCAAGTACAAAAGAAACTAGTGATCCATTCACAAACTTTGAAAAACAATGGAATTTAATGAATAAGTAG
- a CDS encoding sensor histidine kinase, translating to MTVLQRHIFLGALIAFDTFIIFGLIFIFAFPSIDWRSLWNVKVFDLPFILFSLSISILLGLLVGLISGFFWKKQFANILEPLTAFSKGNTLEFKKEDSVVQEVVAIQSALETVQKQMKEQTKLSQKLANEKAVDFENRVQEIVSQERNRLARELHDSVSQQLFGASMLMSAITESKGETNDREAKQLKLVEEMIQHSQLEMRALLLHLRPVALKGKTLQEGTEELLLELMQKVPMNITKKIEDFQIDKGVEDHLFRILQESLSNTLRHSKAQSVEVLLIQRDDWIILRVVDDGVGFDVDTTNAGSYGLQNMHERAVEIGGTMKIVSVKGNGTRLEVKVPMLDLKGEDVGD from the coding sequence ATGACCGTGTTGCAACGTCACATCTTTTTAGGCGCTCTTATTGCTTTTGATACGTTTATCATATTTGGTCTCATCTTTATTTTTGCATTTCCATCAATAGATTGGAGATCGTTATGGAATGTGAAAGTATTTGATCTTCCATTTATTCTATTTTCCTTATCAATTAGTATTTTACTAGGTCTTTTAGTTGGTTTAATTTCTGGTTTTTTTTGGAAAAAGCAGTTTGCAAATATACTAGAGCCTTTAACAGCATTTTCTAAAGGAAATACGTTGGAATTTAAAAAGGAGGATAGCGTTGTACAAGAAGTAGTAGCGATTCAATCCGCCCTGGAAACTGTACAAAAACAAATGAAAGAGCAAACAAAGCTATCGCAAAAATTAGCGAACGAAAAAGCAGTTGACTTTGAAAATAGAGTGCAAGAAATAGTATCACAAGAACGGAACAGACTAGCACGTGAATTACATGACTCAGTTAGTCAGCAATTATTCGGTGCATCCATGCTAATGTCTGCTATTACCGAATCAAAAGGAGAAACCAACGATAGAGAGGCAAAGCAATTAAAGTTAGTAGAGGAAATGATTCAACATTCACAACTTGAAATGCGTGCACTATTGTTACATCTTCGACCAGTTGCATTAAAAGGAAAAACACTTCAAGAAGGTACAGAAGAGTTACTGCTTGAATTAATGCAAAAAGTACCGATGAATATCACTAAAAAAATTGAAGATTTCCAAATTGATAAAGGGGTAGAAGATCACTTATTCCGTATATTACAAGAATCTTTATCCAATACTCTACGTCACTCTAAAGCTCAATCAGTAGAAGTTTTACTAATTCAACGAGATGATTGGATTATTCTTCGGGTAGTTGATGATGGTGTTGGATTTGATGTGGATACAACAAACGCAGGGTCATACGGACTTCAAAATATGCATGAACGCGCAGTGGAGATAGGCGGCACCATGAAAATAGTTAGTGTAAAAGGAAACGGTACTCGCTTGGAAGTAAAAGTACCAATGCTTGATTTAAAGGGGGAAGATGTTGGTGATTAA
- a CDS encoding ABC-2 family transporter permease, producing the protein MEDKFKKLDQKLKSIPKPTINIKRKQKMYEKIISTKEVVTDKILVFLLSILFIYLGFKLVSGTFDGYIFYPLQLILSKFEDLYTILTIFISILAIIAIFVISYVFAYKVSDYLSTKNKSFSIKIVLTFLIMFFIAHNLMAPYFYTENFLKNRAVQLIEMQHELYDEELTEEKFEKITKNVYGENRYTSKNNLELLEIKEIKFERRYSRFIYTAEITVKETRDGQENIEKYTYNYEFYSKRGKFYMSGWLYKVYND; encoded by the coding sequence GTGGAAGATAAGTTTAAGAAATTAGATCAAAAATTAAAATCAATCCCTAAACCCACTATAAACATAAAAAGAAAACAAAAAATGTATGAGAAAATAATTAGTACGAAAGAAGTAGTGACGGATAAAATATTAGTATTCTTGTTGTCGATTCTTTTCATCTATTTAGGGTTTAAACTGGTGAGCGGTACGTTTGATGGATATATTTTCTATCCATTACAATTAATTTTATCTAAATTTGAGGATCTATATACAATTTTGACTATTTTTATTTCCATACTAGCAATCATTGCTATTTTCGTCATATCCTATGTATTCGCTTATAAAGTGAGTGACTATCTATCAACTAAGAATAAAAGTTTTTCTATTAAAATAGTCTTAACTTTTCTCATTATGTTTTTTATAGCTCACAACCTAATGGCACCATATTTTTATACAGAAAATTTTTTGAAAAATCGTGCGGTACAACTTATTGAAATGCAACATGAATTGTATGATGAAGAGTTGACCGAAGAAAAATTTGAAAAAATAACCAAAAATGTATATGGTGAAAACAGATATACTAGCAAAAATAACTTAGAATTATTAGAAATAAAAGAAATCAAATTCGAGCGTCGCTATAGTAGGTTCATTTATACAGCCGAAATTACAGTAAAAGAAACACGTGACGGCCAAGAAAATATAGAAAAGTATACCTATAACTATGAGTTCTACTCAAAAAGAGGAAAGTTTTACATGAGTGGATGGTTATATAAGGTATATAACGATTAA
- a CDS encoding cytochrome c oxidase assembly protein → MNSNLHLHHLDHTFTTYTQVILAIPFFLAFIGYFLAVIISNSKHKRWPYKRLTFFVLGSLSALVAVVGPVSQRSHSDFVYHMVGHLLLGMLAPLLIALSTPIKLLLRTLSVDKARKLTSFLKSRICKFYTDPVVTSILNVGGLWFLYTTDLFYLMHQSVVLYVAIHLHVFLAGYLFTISMIYIDPIMHRRSFYYRSLVFIFALAGHGILSKHIYAHPPVGVAQIQTENGAILMYYLGDLIDAMIIFILCLQWYNSTRPRSIIQNNKLGV, encoded by the coding sequence ATGAACAGTAACTTACATCTGCATCATTTAGATCACACTTTTACGACTTATACTCAAGTAATATTGGCTATTCCATTTTTCTTAGCTTTCATAGGCTATTTTCTTGCCGTAATCATTTCTAATTCAAAACATAAACGGTGGCCTTACAAACGACTTACTTTTTTTGTTCTTGGATCTCTGAGTGCTCTAGTTGCAGTTGTTGGACCAGTCTCGCAACGAAGTCACTCCGATTTTGTCTACCACATGGTCGGGCACTTATTACTAGGTATGCTGGCACCATTATTAATCGCTCTTTCTACACCAATAAAGCTGTTGCTACGAACACTTTCTGTCGATAAGGCCCGAAAACTCACATCTTTCTTAAAAAGTAGGATTTGTAAGTTTTATACAGACCCTGTGGTGACGAGTATTTTGAATGTTGGTGGTCTATGGTTCCTTTACACGACAGATTTGTTTTACTTGATGCATCAAAGTGTAGTACTTTACGTAGCAATCCATTTGCACGTATTTTTAGCTGGATATTTATTTACCATATCCATGATTTACATAGATCCGATTATGCATAGAAGATCATTTTATTATCGATCACTTGTGTTCATTTTCGCTCTTGCTGGTCATGGCATTTTATCCAAGCATATATATGCACATCCACCAGTTGGCGTAGCGCAAATTCAAACAGAAAACGGTGCCATACTTATGTATTATTTAGGTGACCTTATTGATGCAATGATTATATTTATTCTCTGTCTTCAATGGTACAATTCAACACGACCAAGGTCGATTATACAAAATAATAAGCTAGGAGTTTAA